TAGTAGAGCACTTTTTGCAGaattttgttgaatattttccaaataattttacacccacgttttattttatgcttCATTACACTAGACTTATTAATGATTATGGGCCACTACGATATTTATGGTGTATGCGTTTTGAAGCAAAgcgtttatattttaaaaagttggcTTCTACAattcgaaattttaaaaacattgcttACTCACTTGCAAAACGACATCAGTTGCGGCAATGTTGGGAGATAGCATCATTAGATTATTTTCATGAAAGCGAGAAAACTTATAATCTTTGTTCTATAACATTTGATAGTTTAGCAGCTTGCATTCAAGAAAAACTACTGACTAATTTTGGTTGCATTGTTACGGATAATAAAGAAACAGTCTGGAAGTGTAGTACTTTTGTTAGTAATGGAATCCAGTATCATGTTAATGATACagtaattttaactttacaTGCTGAAGAAATtccattgtttttcaaaatttatcatataaTAAGATTTTGACATCACTGGGTATTTTTTGGCAAATTGCTTGTTTGTGATAAATACTCTGAACACTTGCATGCATTTAGAGTTAAAGAAGAAGAAACATTGACACTGTGCTTTCCATCAGATGTTTGTGATCACCAATTACTTGACGTTTATGTATTGCAAGATAGTTGCTCTTATATTACACTTAGATActgttcttttttataatatctatttttattttaacaactttgttGCTTGTGTAATAAAGTTTTACTCTggtgtttacattttttagttattttacttttagctttaactttaaattaatttcatttaaattctattaaattaattagtaaatataataaatataattagaataTTGTAAATAGCGGGAATccccattttttaaattactcatTGTAGTTGGATGATTTGTAAATATCTTCCAGATATTTACAAATCAGctagaattttttatatacaaatttgaataaaatattattgaaattaaacttGACCAACTCTCAATTCTTTGCATGTCATTGACAGTCAGTTATTTTTTGAGTTAACTGGCAACAATGTGATTTTACTAGGTTGTTGTTAATCTTATGCTTGTTATCAAAGCTAGTGTTTTCTAAATTGTTTATTGATACTACAATTTATGTGATTGTTCTATAAGTATATCATTTGAGTGTGATGACCAGTAATGTGGTGcccaaaataaatttagtataaagttACATTAGAATAATAACACATATGTAACAATTTATACAAGAATTTCATTGTAGAGGAAGATATTGATAGAAAAACTTTGGTGTCGTTAACAGAGTCAATGGTGTCAAGATTATGCCAGACAATGCGTAAACAAGTCATGCTATTGGAGATAATTAACAACCTTTAAACTCCATCTGCACCACCACCAATCAATAATTTTAAGTGAGTTAACAACTTGATAactattattttactttttttaatttgtacttGATAAATTGTTGTTATAGTGCATCCAACACcctatactttcaaaaatagatCTGTCTTTATTcctaaaatttttctattgctTCTCACAAGGGTCTTGTTGCTAATTTTAGGACTTTgctgcccccccccccccccccacaatcttatttaattttaaaattatttagcagAGTTGCTTGTGAGAACCAATAGAAAGTGTTAAGAAAAGAGACAGATCTATTTTTGCAATTATGTGGAGTTGGATGCACCCTAATTGTTGTGATTGATGTTTGTTCCTATTTCCTAGGTTGTAATTATTCTTCCAAGTTGATTAaaatagacaatttttttttagtaatttagaaGTTATGAATGACTCACAACCAATGGTACAATGTAATGATTTAAACAACGTCCAGTCATTGATTAGAACAATGAAGCCATGGCCATTGCGCTATCAAATTCCTATTTTGCCCCCATCAGTTAATGCAGCACTAGATGCCAAAGATGGTTGCTTTCTTCAGTTTCATAGAAACAGTTGCAGGAACCAGCTTTTGCAATGTTTATATGATGATATAAGTAAATATACCATGTAAGCATCAAGCTTTTTCCCTAAAATTTACCAagtttttacaactaaaatttttgtcatAACTAATCTTCAAGAGTTTTCTATAGGTACCCCTCAAGTACTCAATATTCAGATGTGCTTGCGTCCATTCAGAGTAAATATCCCTACTTCAGTGATTTTCCATCAAGAAATAATTCTTCTCCAAATCAGTTAGGTGTCTgtgtaggttttttttttttataattgttattattttttttattaatttattaattgacaAAGcagagtgtacatacatcaagTAAATCCCACAAGAAGAGCCCACAAGGAGTAGTACATTTAAGGACTGATTTAGGGAGAACAGgcaatgaatatataaatatatatatatatatatatatatatatatatatatatatatatatatatatatatatatatatatatatatatatatatatatatatatgtatgtatacatacaaacatacatacatcaggggctattctaaaCAGTTTTCGACAGGCATGTGTcaagtgtgtgtgtatacatatatatacacacacacttatagatttctaaatttatattttcatgttttaaaaatacatttctttCTTTATATCTGTATGTTATCCTATAAATGACAGCCATCACTGTTAGAAAGTTTGAAGAATAAATTCAAGAAAGAACGAGCCCCTTTGATACATTTAGACATAGTTGCTGAGCACAAGACAAAATTTGGACAACAAGGTAGAGGGCGCAAAAGAAAGGAAGATGCCAATATTCAATCCAGTACTAGGAAAGTTAGAGCTTTGgtaatattgtaattttatatatatattatttttatttttacattcagCTAGCTTGTTATGAAcaataatgaataaattttctttatcaacaaaatatttattgtcataatggattttattattttttagcccAACATACTGTCTGTTGGTGAAGATGAAACAACTGTGGCCAAACATCACCATGACATGAAAACTGAAAGTAATATGCTGCTTGATCGATAACAGCGCAGTTGGTCAACTAGAGTAAAGGATTTTGAATTGAATTCCACAGTTGATATAAAAGCTATTTGTCCATGGTTTTCCATTGAAAGATTGGTTGGTTTTTAAggttactttaatttttatatagatttaaaaaaaagttactgttTTTAGGTAtctatcatttatttaaattgtatataatttttaatataatttttttttgtatatagtgataaattaatggaaaaaaaagtgtttaataaaaatataatcgtTTTGAttgtaaaaccttttcaatGTTTTGATTTGTGTGTCTAACTTTAgtcacattttaatttttatttaaagtttataaatgaaATGAAGTTAAGATTTGGAAAAGACCTTGATAAAGAACTCCACCAATGGATGGGTGCCATGGGCAATAGAATTATTAATCTCGCTAAGTCCAAGTTTAAAGATGAGTATGTGGATGCCATATCTGCTGAAATAGAATGCGAAATTGATGACACTATCAAGAAAGGTtgtaatacttaatatttatactattttaaattatttaaaagatgatATTCCTG
This Hydra vulgaris chromosome 04, alternate assembly HydraT2T_AEP DNA region includes the following protein-coding sequences:
- the LOC136079743 gene encoding sterile alpha motif domain-containing protein 3-like isoform X2; amino-acid sequence: MNDSQPMVQCNDLNNVQSLIRTMKPWPLRYQIPILPPSVNAALDAKDGCFLQFHRNSCRNQLLQCLYDDISKYTMYPSSTQYSDVLASIQSKYPYFSDFPSRNNSSPNQLGVCPSLLESLKNKFKKERAPLIHLDIVAEHKTKFGQQGRGRKRKEDANIQSSTRKVRALPNILSVGEDETTVAKHHHDMKTESNMLLDR